The genomic stretch GCAGGTAGGTGTAGGTCACCTCGAGCGGCAGCGTGTATGTGCCCGGCTCGGCAGAATCCGCCACCTTCACGTTGAAGACGGCGTTCGCGGCGCCGCCGCCCGCGATGTCTCTCACGAACTGGGGGTCCGTCTTGACGGTGAACGGCGCGTCGCTGCTCTTGAGCGTCACGGTGACCAGTTTTGCGGTGTTCGGCTGGTCGTCGGGCGTGACGATGGTCGAACCGACCATCTTGTGGGTATTCAGGCCGCTGTTGGATATGATGACCCCGAGCTGGGTCTCGGCACCCGGTGCGAACTGGTTGGTGCCGGAAATTGTTGCCGACAGATCGGGGCTTCCATAGAGGTACTTGACGCCCTGCGCCGCCCCCGGCGCAGCCAGGAGTGCCAGCAGGAGCATCAGTACGGGTAGGTATTGCCAACGCATCTCTTCACCTTGTTGTTATATTAGCAACAACATTTATTGCTAAACAGTATATATACATGATGGAATGAAGGCTCTCCGGGACGTCCCAACTCCCCTCCTCGAATCTCTCAAATCGCTGGGACTTACGAAGTACGAGGCCCTCGTATATATCGGGCTTCTCAGAACGGCGGGCGCGACTGCAACGGAAGTCCACGAGATCTCCGGCGTGCCGCGCGCATCCGTCTACCCGGTCCTCGATCGGCTCGTCCAGAAAGAACTGGTCAGTGTCTCGCACACGACACCCAAGCGCTTCGACGCGGTTCCTCCCGACCAGGGCGTCGAGAACCTGATGCGCCGGATCGAGAGCGACGCAGAGAGCGCCCGGGCGGGCCTCGACGTCTTTTACCGGGAGAAGGAACTGGAAGGCCGGGGCGACCAGGAACTGGTCTGGACGATCTACGGCGAAGAGAATATCAGAACCCGCCTTGCAGGAATGTTTAAGAGTGCGGAGCGGAGCGTGGAGTTGCTCGCGACGGGGGATCTCCTCCAGCGGAGCGTACTCTCGCTGCTCGATCCCGTTCCCGGCTCCGTGCCGGTCGAGATCGTCACCGACTGCTGGACAGGCGAGCAGCCTTCCCGGTTCCGTCTCCATGTCCTCCCGCTCGCCGCTCTCTGCAAAACCCCTATTCTCGCGGAGAAACTGCTGCCGTACGAGAGATCCGGCGTCTTCCTGGTGGACGATACCCGGGCGCTGCTCTGGATGGAAGGCGCCGACGGTCAGCCCTCCGCCCTCTATTCGGAGTCTGCGGGGCTCGCGCTCTTCGTGCGGCGGCATATCGCCACCGTCATGGAATGGACGAAGGCTGCGGTTCAGTAATCGTCCAGGTAGCCCATCTCCCGGATATCAATCAGCCCTTTGAGCGCCCGGGTCACGACCGGCCGCCCGGTCTCTCCAAAGGCCGCCATCGCGTTTGTGCCCCCGACCATCGCCACGCCCACGTACTGCGGGCTCACCGGGACCCCGAGCAGGGGGACGTTCGGGGCGCCGACGTCGAGGATGCCGGAGAACCCTATACCCGTAAGTTCGTCGAGCACCGCGCCCAGGAGATGTTCGGCCTCCATGTGGCACTCCCTGATGTTGGCGAGGATGTTGCCCTTTCCATGGCTCATAACGTCGAGGATCGACGTGGCCTCCTGGGAGATGAGAACCTCGAGGGGATCGAGCGTGGTGTCGCGGTAGAGGATCAAGCTCGTGAACCGTTGCGCAACCCTCTCGTCGACCTCGACGATCCCGCCCCCGATCGGGCTCGCCGGGATGCCGCGCTGGAGAAGAAGGGCGTCGAGCGTGATACTGCACACCGTGCAGATGGCGTGCCGGCCGTCCGGCACGGTGTAGCCGCCGACCTGCTCCCCCGGCCCGGCGACCAGAAGCCGGTCGCTGATGGTGATGCCCCGTTTGTGCGCCTCTTTCATGATGGAGAGCGCGAACTCGAGGTCGGGGCTCTCGATGAGCGAGAGGTTGTAGATGATCTTCCCCGTGTCGTCCTCCGGGCGGTAGGTCACCTTGAGCGCGTACTCCTCGATGCGGTGGTTGGTGAACTTCAGGGGAGCGTGCATCATTAGATTTCTTGCCCTGCAGGAGAAAAAAGTGTTGTCTTCCGGATTCGCCGGATTCGGCAGACAGAAGCACGGTGCGGCGCCGGCCTTTCGCCGCCCCGCGCATCCCGGCGTCATGCTTTTTTGCCCGCCCCGTTACCATCCACTGCCCCCCTCTCGAAGGGAAAACTAATTCTATCTCCCTGTGGTATTGTTAGATGAATGGAGAGTGGGACTCGGGAAAAAGCCCGGAACGTGCTGAAGCGGATCCTTGCCGCGGCCTCCTACGACGTCGAGGAGGTCGGCGACCCGCTGGATCTCTCCGTGATCGGGAGCGAGGATGCCCTGGTGGTTCTCTGCTCGGACGATCCGGAGACGATTGGGAGTTTCGATTCGATGATCTACCGCCTGCGCACCGGTGAGGACGACTGGGTCTGCAGGAAACTGCTCTTCACCCTCGATCCGGAGGTGCAGACGGAGGACTGCATCCGGTGGGGGCCCGATGAGTTCGTCCGCTACGCAGGCAGAGCCGCGCTTGCGGAGGTGCTCGGACAGAACCTGATCCTGGATCTCCCCCTGCCGGCCCGGACGGTTCGGCGGGGGCGGATCGAGGCTTCCCCTGCGCCGATGAAGGAAGAGTTGCAGGATGGGCCGGAGTTGCCCCACCTCCCGGTGAAGATCTCCGAGAAACGTGCCTGCGGCATCGCCGGGCTGCAGGGGACGGCGAAGTGCCGGTTCATCCCCTACTGGAACTACCGCTACGTGAGCACCGGCGAGCGCGAGGTGAAAGACCGGCTGGTCTCCTTCGACGCCGAGGGTGCCGGGGCAATCAACGCCATCAACGGCCTGAAGATGGAGATCAATCCCGGCGAGATCGAGCGGGGCCCGGTTCCGTTCGGTTCCGAGATCGTCGCCACCCGGCTCGTGCGGGAGGACGTGGAGGAGCAGCTCGTGCGGGACATCATCGACCGTCTCACCCAGAAGGTGCGGTTCCGCTACGAGAAGGGCGACGCCATCTTCTACGAGGAAAAGACCCTCAAACCCGACCGGAGCAACATCACCGTCGATATCGAGGCCGTCTACGTGCCGGTCTGGCAGGTGCGGGGCGGGAGCAAGATCGTCGAGGTCAACGGGTTCACCGGCGAGATCCTCTCGATGCCGATGGACGAAGGCGTCGAACTGCTGTAGGAAGAGATCATGATCATCGTCATCGGCGGCGGGCCCGCGGGGAGGCTCGGAGCGATCCACCTCGCGCAGGCGGGGAAGGATGTCCGGCTCGTCGAGCAGCGCAGCATCGGGGGACAGTGCCTTCACGAGCGGTGCATGACGATCTGTGCCTTGAACGACATTGCGCGGCTCATCGAGTCTGCCAGAACCCAGAAGGATCTCGGG from Methanoculleus chikugoensis encodes the following:
- a CDS encoding TrmB family transcriptional regulator, whose amino-acid sequence is MKALRDVPTPLLESLKSLGLTKYEALVYIGLLRTAGATATEVHEISGVPRASVYPVLDRLVQKELVSVSHTTPKRFDAVPPDQGVENLMRRIESDAESARAGLDVFYREKELEGRGDQELVWTIYGEENIRTRLAGMFKSAERSVELLATGDLLQRSVLSLLDPVPGSVPVEIVTDCWTGEQPSRFRLHVLPLAALCKTPILAEKLLPYERSGVFLVDDTRALLWMEGADGQPSALYSESAGLALFVRRHIATVMEWTKAAVQ
- a CDS encoding DUF128 domain-containing protein produces the protein MHAPLKFTNHRIEEYALKVTYRPEDDTGKIIYNLSLIESPDLEFALSIMKEAHKRGITISDRLLVAGPGEQVGGYTVPDGRHAICTVCSITLDALLLQRGIPASPIGGGIVEVDERVAQRFTSLILYRDTTLDPLEVLISQEATSILDVMSHGKGNILANIRECHMEAEHLLGAVLDELTGIGFSGILDVGAPNVPLLGVPVSPQYVGVAMVGGTNAMAAFGETGRPVVTRALKGLIDIREMGYLDDY